A region from the Campylobacter subantarcticus LMG 24377 genome encodes:
- the coaBC gene encoding bifunctional phosphopantothenoylcysteine decarboxylase/phosphopantothenate--cysteine ligase CoaBC, whose product MKTILLAVSGSIAFYKAYELISLLKKEGFRVKVLLSLGVLKFGTKLSFEALADEILCEDNESWQNTNNHIAFSKTCDCVLFAPASINSINKLNYGIADNLFIQTLIAVDKNKPFLIAPAANTNMYLHFSTQNSLKNLKEQGYIIIDPIVKTLACKDEGLGALAELDSIINVLKRSLMQEDFFKNKSFIVSGGGTKEKIDDVRCISNFSSGKMAKAVADALYFLGAKVVLVSSVGFKTPYKLEKFESSLELKEKLQKYKDFDALIMAAAVSDFTLEAYKGKIKKNEHLNGLDLKLKLNEDILKNLDFKGKKIGFKMEFDEQNALENAKKTLISKNLDMVCLNVLNEQMSFGSDENSICFITKDNISQSFKQSKEKLGFILAQELRKLW is encoded by the coding sequence ATGAAAACAATCTTACTAGCAGTAAGTGGAAGCATAGCCTTTTATAAAGCTTATGAGCTTATTTCTTTATTAAAAAAAGAAGGTTTTAGGGTTAAAGTTTTACTAAGTTTGGGAGTTTTAAAATTTGGCACTAAGCTTAGCTTTGAAGCTTTAGCGGATGAAATTTTATGTGAAGATAATGAAAGTTGGCAAAATACTAATAATCATATAGCTTTTAGCAAGACTTGCGATTGTGTGCTTTTTGCGCCTGCTAGTATAAATTCTATTAATAAATTAAACTATGGTATAGCAGATAATTTATTTATTCAAACTTTAATAGCAGTAGATAAAAATAAACCATTTTTAATCGCACCCGCTGCAAATACAAACATGTATTTACATTTTAGCACTCAAAATTCTTTAAAAAATTTAAAAGAGCAAGGTTATATTATCATTGATCCTATAGTTAAAACTCTAGCTTGTAAAGATGAGGGCTTAGGAGCTTTGGCTGAGCTTGATAGTATTATAAATGTTTTAAAAAGAAGTCTAATGCAAGAAGATTTTTTTAAAAATAAAAGTTTTATTGTAAGCGGTGGCGGGACTAAAGAAAAAATTGATGATGTAAGATGTATTAGTAATTTTTCAAGTGGAAAAATGGCAAAGGCGGTTGCTGATGCTTTATATTTTTTAGGTGCTAAGGTGGTGCTAGTTAGCTCAGTAGGGTTTAAAACACCTTATAAATTAGAAAAATTTGAATCTTCTTTAGAACTAAAAGAAAAATTGCAAAAATACAAAGATTTTGATGCTTTAATTATGGCTGCTGCTGTGAGTGATTTTACTCTTGAGGCTTATAAGGGTAAGATTAAGAAAAATGAGCATTTAAATGGACTTGATTTAAAATTAAAGCTGAATGAAGACATCTTAAAAAATTTAGATTTTAAAGGCAAAAAAATAGGCTTTAAAATGGAATTTGATGAGCAAAATGCTTTAGAAAATGCTAAAAAAACTTTAATTAGTAAAAATTTAGATATGGTGTGTTTAAATGTCTTAAATGAGCAAATGAGCTTTGGAAGTGATGAAAATAGCATTTGCTTTATTACTAAAGATAATATTTCTCAAAGTTTTAAACAAAGCAAAGAAAAACTTGGCTTTATTTTAGCGCAAGAATTAAGGAAGCTTTGGTGA
- the uppS gene encoding polyprenyl diphosphate synthase — protein sequence MNELKHLAVVMDGNRRWARKNGLLEKIGYSQGAKVVEKIIEVCMDEKIQNLTLYAFSTENWQRSKEEVEFLFKLLNKYLDESLNKFISNKVRFKAIGNLSLLDELTLKKIQNFQEQTKKYTKLCVNLAISYGSKDEIVRAVKKVIEKNLEINEVNIQANLDLSEDVDLFLRVGSAKRISNFLLWQSSYAEIYFSQTLFPALTKKEIANIIAEFKKRKRTFGK from the coding sequence ATGAATGAGTTAAAACATCTTGCTGTGGTGATGGATGGCAATAGAAGATGGGCTAGAAAAAATGGACTTTTAGAAAAAATCGGCTATAGTCAAGGTGCTAAAGTTGTTGAAAAAATCATAGAAGTATGTATGGATGAAAAAATTCAAAATCTAACCCTTTATGCTTTTAGTACAGAAAATTGGCAAAGATCAAAAGAAGAAGTGGAATTTCTTTTTAAGCTATTAAATAAATATCTTGATGAATCTTTAAATAAATTTATATCCAATAAAGTGCGTTTTAAGGCTATAGGAAATTTAAGTCTTTTAGATGAATTAACCTTAAAAAAAATACAAAATTTTCAAGAACAAACTAAAAAATATACAAAATTATGTGTAAATTTAGCTATTTCCTATGGAAGTAAGGATGAAATAGTTAGAGCGGTTAAAAAGGTGATTGAAAAAAATCTTGAAATTAATGAAGTGAATATACAGGCAAATCTTGACTTAAGTGAAGATGTGGATTTGTTTTTAAGGGTAGGGAGTGCTAAAAGAATTTCAAATTTTTTATTATGGCAGTCAAGTTATGCAGAAATTTATTTTAGTCAAACTTTATTTCCTGCACTTACTAAAAAAGAAATCGCAAATATCATTGCTGAGTTTAAAAAACGCAAAAGAACCTTTGGTAAA
- a CDS encoding anthranilate synthase component II: MKVLIIDNYDSFTYTVAFYLKELNITYKIIKNDKFKNPKKLKKYDFTHLLISPGPNSPKESKLSLKAIKYFKKDKKILGICLGHQCIAHVFGGKISKLPNPTHGKVKTIKFKPNPLFKNLKQNFKICLYHSLYVNHIGKKCEILAHSEDNIIMALKHKKYDIYGVQFHPEAILSQNGKKLLKNFLTLQ; encoded by the coding sequence GTGAAAGTTTTGATTATAGATAATTATGATTCTTTTACCTACACCGTAGCCTTTTATTTAAAAGAATTAAACATTACTTATAAAATCATTAAAAACGATAAATTTAAAAATCCAAAAAAGCTTAAAAAATATGATTTTACCCATCTTTTAATCTCCCCTGGACCAAATTCTCCAAAAGAATCAAAGTTAAGCTTAAAAGCTATAAAATATTTTAAAAAAGATAAAAAAATACTTGGAATTTGTCTAGGACACCAATGTATAGCACATGTTTTTGGTGGTAAAATTTCTAAACTTCCAAACCCAACTCATGGTAAGGTAAAAACTATAAAATTTAAACCAAACCCACTTTTTAAAAATCTTAAACAAAATTTTAAAATTTGTTTATATCACTCTCTTTATGTTAATCATATAGGTAAAAAATGTGAAATTTTAGCCCATAGTGAAGATAATATCATCATGGCTTTAAAACATAAAAAATACGATATTTATGGAGTTCAATTCCACCCTGAAGCCATACTAAGTCAAAATGGCAAAAAGCTACTTAAAAACTTTCTTACTTTGCAATAA
- a CDS encoding autotransporter outer membrane beta-barrel domain-containing protein has protein sequence MSIQGNLNVNNSFIGIYDANKKGGLISVDGDVNIKDSAIGISTNSVSNLGINNYVAIKTTGSFNENIDENIVTALYTKDITSMLETSNLLPKNVFFEDTDLAQFTDYKLSVSNDGKSLLISGGANKNVRDLQKILKYEIDIRKEALDSFNHIKEDIKRNENLENSGFGTYQKPGYIGDDAMLEAIAQAEKELQEQIQKLEQQIQDIKDNGGKFDGSDLVENMKDVSLENKNLAVNMLNNILDSKLSNDAVAALTLDTTGKNLNTLTTNTKASAKAIVNNAQNSSVNSSIGVANDLAIGTRIAKLSNPYQDKALVEKFATTHIAALANDVYNYYGNSSFNNSFWGNVFGGANIIDGDSGALYGFTLGADRKINDSALLGFYFTYADSTIKDGIMEQKSDNYQFGIYSLINPNDQWEINLRAYGQISPTDQSVMMLSDSSNANFDSKFFGLSANAGRIFNPNSSSLFIKPFAGINYYYTHTPSYKESGMFAKDVQSMTNNSISLELGAEFRKYMSETSYLFITPKIEQYVMNNGDDYVAGFVGSNSNFIIKGNDKKKTYGQIIIGGNVDINEQFSLNAGVGAKQILAGKTDGKNETYVSGQVGFKYKF, from the coding sequence ATGAGCATACAAGGAAATTTAAATGTAAATAATTCTTTTATTGGTATATATGATGCAAATAAAAAAGGTGGCTTGATCTCTGTAGATGGAGATGTAAATATAAAAGATTCAGCTATAGGCATAAGCACAAATAGTGTTTCAAATTTAGGTATAAACAACTATGTAGCTATAAAAACAACAGGTAGCTTTAATGAAAATATAGATGAAAACATAGTAACTGCACTATATACTAAAGATATAACAAGCATGCTTGAAACAAGCAATTTACTACCAAAAAATGTATTTTTTGAAGATACTGATTTGGCTCAATTTACAGATTATAAACTTAGTGTTTCTAATGATGGCAAAAGTCTTTTAATTAGCGGTGGTGCTAATAAAAATGTAAGAGATTTACAAAAAATATTAAAATATGAAATTGATATTAGAAAAGAAGCTTTAGATAGCTTTAATCATATAAAAGAAGATATTAAAAGAAATGAAAATTTAGAAAATTCTGGATTTGGAACCTACCAAAAACCAGGATATATTGGCGATGATGCTATGCTTGAAGCCATAGCACAAGCAGAAAAAGAACTTCAAGAACAAATTCAAAAATTAGAACAACAAATCCAAGATATAAAAGATAATGGTGGAAAATTTGATGGTAGTGATTTAGTTGAAAATATGAAAGATGTTAGCTTAGAAAATAAAAATTTAGCTGTAAATATGCTAAATAATATTTTAGATTCTAAACTTAGCAATGACGCTGTCGCAGCACTCACTCTAGATACCACAGGAAAAAATCTAAACACACTTACCACAAATACAAAAGCAAGTGCAAAAGCTATAGTAAATAATGCTCAAAATTCTTCTGTTAATTCATCTATAGGCGTGGCAAATGACCTAGCAATTGGAACAAGAATAGCAAAACTTTCAAATCCTTATCAAGATAAAGCTTTAGTGGAAAAATTTGCTACAACCCATATAGCAGCACTAGCTAATGATGTTTATAATTATTATGGAAATTCTTCATTTAATAATAGCTTTTGGGGTAATGTTTTTGGCGGTGCAAATATCATAGATGGAGATAGTGGCGCTTTATATGGATTTACACTAGGTGCTGATAGAAAAATCAACGATAGTGCTTTGCTTGGTTTTTATTTTACCTATGCTGATTCAACTATCAAAGATGGTATTATGGAACAAAAATCAGATAATTACCAATTTGGTATTTATTCTTTAATTAATCCAAACGATCAATGGGAAATCAATTTAAGAGCTTATGGGCAAATTTCTCCAACAGATCAAAGTGTAATGATGTTAAGTGATTCTAGTAATGCTAATTTTGATAGTAAATTTTTTGGTTTAAGTGCTAATGCTGGTAGAATTTTTAATCCAAATTCATCATCATTATTCATCAAGCCTTTTGCTGGTATAAACTACTATTATACACACACTCCAAGTTATAAAGAAAGTGGTATGTTTGCAAAAGATGTTCAAAGCATGACAAATAATTCCATATCTTTAGAACTTGGTGCTGAATTTAGAAAATATATGAGTGAAACATCATATTTATTTATCACTCCAAAAATAGAACAATATGTAATGAATAATGGAGATGATTATGTAGCTGGATTTGTTGGATCAAATTCAAATTTCATCATCAAAGGTAATGACAAGAAAAAAACCTATGGACAAATCATTATAGGTGGTAATGTAGATATTAACGAGCAATTTAGCCTAAACGCAGGTGTTGGAGCCAAACAAATACTAGCTGGTAAAACAGATGGTAAAAATGAAACTTATGTAAGTGGTCAAGTAGGTTTTAAATACAAATTCTAA
- a CDS encoding aminodeoxychorismate synthase, component I (aminotransferase-4 domain-containing) produces MAFAIFGKYLYDDLAFILKAHTQKESKKAFKIIKKYKNQYYFLGYIQYEFYKYLEDKNYKSKEPFLYFFAFKTRKIFKNEEKKLDFYPNFSSNLNQEKYFENFDKVKDAIAKGQSYQVNLTQELHLQSNLSLYESFLSLYPKQNTPYKAYMKNEFLELASFSPELFFKIKNKKIITKPMKGTIKRSNNPKEDENLKNFLKCDEKTISENVMIVDLLRNDISKLIKKHSLKCKLFKVKTYPTLHQLISKISGKLKPKNDYFKIFKALFPCGSITGAPKIETIKLIENLEQRKRGIYCGTIGLIHKNEAKFSVAIRTLEKKNNDDFLRYGVGSGLVWDSQKQDEFEELKLKSKILEPNFYLFETMYYKDHAILFFKEHLARILNSAKFFGFDTKKLIHDFKNILESKDKKFHFKSLQNFNNFVFNHHYFFTKSNFTQKNSKAIKLKLFKNGLYEFDFSNIQENSSKKLLISKDIIKVNLLTHHKTSLRSLYEANSHLWKENICYDIVFFDEKGLLCEGSRTNIIINLNDEYFTPYAKNCLNGIYRQTLLKHKLIKEKDITKDELLNAKEIYAINSLRGLKKVFL; encoded by the coding sequence ATGGCATTTGCTATCTTTGGAAAATACCTTTATGATGATCTTGCCTTCATTCTTAAAGCTCACACTCAAAAAGAAAGCAAGAAAGCTTTTAAAATCATAAAAAAATATAAAAATCAATATTATTTTTTAGGTTATATTCAATACGAATTTTATAAATATCTAGAAGATAAAAACTATAAAAGCAAAGAGCCTTTTTTATATTTTTTTGCTTTTAAAACAAGAAAAATATTTAAAAATGAAGAAAAAAAATTAGACTTTTACCCAAACTTTTCATCCAATTTAAATCAAGAAAAGTATTTTGAAAACTTTGACAAAGTCAAAGATGCCATAGCTAAAGGACAAAGTTATCAAGTTAATCTTACTCAAGAATTACATTTGCAATCAAATCTTAGTTTATATGAGAGTTTTTTAAGCCTTTATCCTAAGCAAAATACCCCTTATAAAGCTTATATGAAAAATGAATTTTTAGAACTAGCTTCTTTTTCACCTGAACTTTTTTTTAAAATCAAAAATAAAAAAATCATCACAAAACCCATGAAAGGTACAATCAAACGCTCAAATAATCCAAAAGAAGATGAAAATCTAAAAAACTTTTTAAAATGCGATGAAAAAACTATTAGTGAAAATGTAATGATAGTTGATTTATTACGCAATGATATTTCAAAACTCATCAAAAAGCATTCTTTAAAATGCAAACTTTTTAAGGTTAAAACCTACCCTACCTTACACCAACTCATTTCAAAAATAAGTGGGAAATTAAAGCCAAAAAATGATTATTTTAAAATTTTCAAAGCCCTTTTTCCATGTGGATCTATCACAGGTGCACCCAAAATAGAAACTATTAAACTCATAGAAAATTTAGAGCAAAGAAAACGCGGGATTTATTGCGGAACGATAGGTTTGATCCATAAAAACGAAGCAAAATTTAGCGTAGCCATACGCACTTTAGAGAAAAAAAATAATGATGATTTTTTAAGATATGGTGTAGGAAGCGGACTTGTGTGGGACTCACAAAAGCAAGATGAATTTGAAGAATTAAAACTAAAAAGTAAAATTTTAGAACCTAACTTTTATTTATTTGAAACAATGTATTATAAAGATCATGCTATTTTATTCTTCAAGGAACATTTAGCAAGAATTTTAAACTCAGCTAAATTTTTTGGCTTTGATACTAAAAAATTAATACATGATTTTAAAAATATACTAGAGAGTAAAGATAAAAAATTCCATTTTAAATCATTACAAAATTTTAACAATTTTGTTTTCAATCATCATTATTTTTTTACAAAAAGCAATTTTACTCAAAAAAACTCAAAAGCTATTAAATTAAAACTTTTTAAAAATGGCCTTTATGAGTTTGATTTTAGCAATATACAAGAAAATTCGAGCAAAAAACTACTCATAAGTAAAGACATCATAAAAGTAAATCTTTTAACACACCATAAAACTTCTCTGCGTAGTTTATATGAAGCAAATTCTCATCTATGGAAAGAAAATATTTGCTATGATATAGTTTTTTTTGATGAAAAAGGTTTGCTTTGTGAGGGTTCAAGAACCAACATTATCATAAATTTAAATGATGAGTATTTTACCCCTTATGCTAAAAACTGCCTAAATGGTATTTATAGACAAACACTCTTAAAACACAAGCTCATCAAAGAAAAAGATATCACTAAAGATGAGCTTTTAAATGCTAAAGAAATTTATGCTATTAATTCTTTAAGAGGCTTAAAAAAGGTATTTTTGTGA
- a CDS encoding autotransporter domain protein translates to MKLSYYTSKVLMGVSISALLSGAALAQEITIADGDGSMEQHFETNDGQHFTLKNDYTNGNLTININNTDLPNSIAKEGYEDLATVNINLGSNDLTIKNISHGDISTYVTNYTINAKKTEAIDVIFQSTNGKSIINGDFSIKGSSNPTEGVLDDIKSSAILIGDGHGLQGSLEVNGNFTADQSTLFTIGGNKSQNHIQVNGKANITNSNFSIGTTSFGNLALNNYVFMSASGGFNEDITSSNKASANISKSFESIVGMSNKDLGLDYEVIRAMDVKDFVDYKLSTKDNKLLINGGANENVLDNKKVLESDKKYLTLVKTDLEKAQNDEGANKEKIKEAIAKIDEQIKQIQEMINNAPSGTISNDDYVKNDSSVSVSNKDFVSKILDGLALGKDFNAIGSIKFDKVGEQVTNDIKDSAKSISNVNQASSGINSTINISNDVSIGSRVAMLNNPYGNYATKLSQIRFATNDYRGNYVDNYNNSIWGNVIGGANIIDGDSGALYGATIGMDRKINDDVIIGAYFTYANAKIKDNLLTQKSDNFQFGAYSNIYISPKVEVNVKAYAQISPTDQDIINRGFNTTNSADFNRKFFGLSANMGYVFDFSDNTLFIKPFAGANYYYAHTPSYKENGIAGKDVSSASNNSISLELGAEFRKYMSKESYLFITPKIEQYVMNNGDDYVASLNGVALPSVKSDDKKKTYGQIIIGGNVDINEQFSLNAGVGAKQILAGKTDGKNETYVSGQVGFKYKF, encoded by the coding sequence ATGAAACTTTCTTATTACACAAGTAAAGTTTTAATGGGAGTTAGCATTAGTGCTTTATTAAGCGGTGCTGCTTTAGCTCAAGAAATTACTATTGCTGATGGCGATGGTAGTATGGAACAACATTTTGAAACAAATGATGGGCAACATTTTACTTTAAAAAATGATTATACTAATGGCAATTTAACCATAAATATCAACAATACAGATCTACCTAACAGCATAGCAAAAGAAGGCTATGAAGATCTTGCGACAGTGAATATTAATTTAGGTTCTAACGATCTTACTATTAAAAATATTTCACATGGAGATATTTCTACCTATGTAACAAATTATACCATCAATGCTAAAAAAACTGAAGCTATAGATGTAATATTTCAAAGCACAAATGGAAAATCTATCATTAATGGAGATTTTAGTATAAAAGGTTCATCTAATCCTACAGAAGGTGTTTTAGATGATATAAAATCTTCAGCTATTTTAATCGGCGATGGACATGGCCTACAAGGCTCTCTTGAAGTAAATGGAAATTTTACAGCAGATCAATCTACTCTATTTACTATAGGTGGTAATAAAAGTCAAAATCATATACAAGTAAATGGTAAAGCAAATATCACAAATTCAAATTTTTCCATCGGAACAACAAGTTTTGGTAATTTAGCTTTAAATAATTATGTTTTCATGAGTGCAAGTGGTGGATTTAACGAAGATATAACAAGCTCAAACAAAGCTAGTGCAAATATAAGTAAAAGTTTTGAAAGCATTGTAGGTATGAGCAATAAAGACTTAGGGCTTGATTATGAAGTTATAAGAGCTATGGATGTAAAAGACTTTGTTGATTATAAACTTTCTACTAAAGATAATAAGCTTTTAATCAATGGTGGAGCAAATGAAAATGTATTAGATAATAAAAAAGTCTTAGAAAGCGATAAAAAATATTTAACATTAGTTAAAACAGATTTAGAAAAAGCACAAAATGATGAAGGTGCTAATAAAGAAAAAATTAAAGAAGCTATTGCAAAAATTGATGAGCAAATAAAACAAATTCAAGAAATGATTAACAATGCACCAAGTGGAACAATATCTAACGATGATTATGTTAAAAATGATTCTAGTGTTTCAGTTTCTAATAAAGATTTTGTTTCTAAAATTTTAGATGGACTTGCACTCGGTAAAGATTTTAACGCAATAGGTAGTATTAAATTTGATAAAGTCGGAGAACAAGTGACAAATGATATAAAAGATTCAGCAAAGTCCATTTCAAATGTAAATCAAGCCTCATCAGGTATAAACTCGACTATCAATATATCAAATGATGTATCTATAGGTTCTCGTGTAGCTATGTTAAATAATCCTTATGGAAATTATGCCACAAAATTATCTCAAATAAGATTTGCTACTAATGATTATAGAGGAAATTATGTTGATAATTATAATAACAGCATTTGGGGTAATGTTATAGGTGGTGCAAACATCATAGATGGAGATAGTGGTGCTTTATATGGAGCTACTATAGGTATGGATAGAAAAATTAACGATGATGTTATTATTGGTGCTTATTTTACTTATGCAAATGCAAAAATAAAAGATAATCTTTTAACCCAAAAATCAGATAATTTCCAATTTGGTGCTTATTCTAATATCTATATAAGTCCAAAAGTAGAAGTTAATGTTAAAGCATATGCTCAAATTTCTCCAACAGATCAAGATATTATAAATAGAGGATTCAACACTACTAATAGTGCTGATTTTAACAGAAAATTCTTTGGTTTGAGTGCTAATATGGGGTATGTTTTTGATTTTAGCGACAATACTTTATTTATCAAACCTTTCGCTGGAGCAAACTACTACTATGCACACACTCCAAGCTACAAAGAAAATGGAATTGCGGGAAAAGATGTGAGTAGTGCTAGCAACAATTCTATCTCATTAGAACTTGGTGCTGAATTTAGAAAATATATGAGTAAAGAATCATATTTATTTATCACTCCAAAAATAGAACAATATGTAATGAATAATGGAGATGATTATGTAGCGAGTTTAAATGGAGTAGCATTGCCTAGTGTAAAAAGCGATGACAAGAAAAAAACCTATGGACAAATCATTATAGGTGGTAATGTAGATATTAACGAGCAATTTAGCCTAAACGCAGGCGTTGGAGCCAAACAAATACTAGCTGGTAAAACAGATGGTAAAAATGAAACTTATGTAAGTGGTCAAGTAGGCTTCAAATACAAATTCTAA
- the fliP gene encoding flagellar type III secretion system pore protein FliP (The bacterial flagellar biogenesis protein FliP forms a type III secretion system (T3SS)-type pore required for flagellar assembly.) — MRALLVLFLSNLILLGAEATIPTVNLSLSAPSSPQQLVTTLNIVIVLTILALAPTIIFVMTSFLRLIVVFSFLRTALGTQTMPPNTILVTLALILTFFIMEPVATKSYNEGIKPYIAEQIGYEEAFAKGVKPFKDFMLKNTREKDLALFYRIRNLENPKTIDDVPLTVLVPAFMISELKTAFEIGFLLFLPFLVIDMVVSSVLMAMGMMMLPPVMISMPFKLLIFVLVDGWNLLIQNLVKSFLT; from the coding sequence TTGAGGGCTTTACTTGTTTTATTTTTATCAAACTTAATTCTTTTAGGTGCTGAAGCAACCATACCAACTGTAAATTTAAGTCTTAGCGCACCAAGCAGCCCTCAACAACTTGTAACAACCCTGAACATAGTCATAGTTTTGACCATACTTGCACTTGCGCCAACAATCATTTTTGTAATGACTTCATTTTTAAGACTTATAGTGGTGTTTTCTTTTTTAAGAACTGCTCTTGGTACTCAAACTATGCCACCTAACACTATCTTGGTAACCCTAGCTTTGATTTTAACTTTTTTTATTATGGAGCCAGTTGCTACAAAATCATACAACGAAGGCATAAAACCATATATCGCTGAACAAATCGGCTATGAAGAAGCCTTTGCTAAAGGCGTTAAACCTTTTAAGGATTTTATGCTAAAAAACACTAGAGAAAAAGACTTAGCACTTTTTTATAGGATCAGAAATTTAGAAAATCCAAAAACCATAGATGATGTTCCTTTAACGGTTCTAGTACCAGCCTTTATGATAAGTGAGCTCAAAACTGCTTTTGAAATAGGCTTTTTGCTTTTCTTACCATTTTTAGTTATTGATATGGTAGTAAGCTCGGTATTAATGGCTATGGGTATGATGATGTTGCCACCTGTTATGATTTCCATGCCTTTTAAATTGCTTATTTTTGTTTTAGTAGATGGATGGAATTTACTTATACAAAATCTCGTCAAAAGCTTTTTAACCTAG
- the glmU gene encoding bifunctional UDP-N-acetylglucosamine diphosphorylase/glucosamine-1-phosphate N-acetyltransferase GlmU, producing the protein MKISVLILAAGLGTRMKSQNPKVLQKICSKAMILHILKQAYKISDDVCVVLSHQKEKVEQVVLEHFLNTRFLEQDLQNFPGTAGALRGYESKHEKVLILCGDMPLVKADDLEKIALNESDFNVAVFKAKDPKSYGRIVLKENKIQKIVETKDASKEELAINICNSGVYAIKAQILKEVLPLIKNDNKAKEYYLTDAVYLAKEKGYEIDAVFVNEQDFMGVNDKIELCLAQDLMQEAIKKEWMKQGVIFHMPATTFISDEVEFVGECEVYENVRIEGKSKIINSIIKSSSVIEDSIVENSDVGPLAHLRPKCQLKNTHIGNFVECKNALLNGVKAGHLSYLGDCEIDEGTNIGCGTITCNYDGVKKHKTKIGKNVFVGSDTQFIAPVEIKDEVIIAAGSTVCKDVEKGSLYINRAKTQIIEDFYYKKLGKK; encoded by the coding sequence ATGAAAATTTCTGTGCTTATTTTAGCTGCTGGCCTTGGCACGCGTATGAAATCACAAAATCCAAAAGTGCTTCAAAAAATTTGCTCAAAAGCAATGATTTTACATATTTTAAAACAAGCATATAAAATTAGTGATGATGTATGTGTGGTGCTTTCTCATCAAAAAGAAAAGGTTGAACAAGTTGTTTTAGAGCATTTTCTAAATACACGCTTTTTAGAACAAGACTTGCAAAATTTTCCAGGCACTGCAGGGGCTTTAAGGGGTTATGAGAGTAAGCATGAAAAAGTATTAATTTTATGTGGTGATATGCCTTTAGTTAAAGCAGATGATTTGGAAAAAATAGCTTTAAATGAGAGTGATTTTAATGTGGCAGTTTTTAAGGCAAAAGATCCAAAAAGTTATGGAAGAATAGTTTTAAAAGAAAATAAAATTCAAAAAATAGTAGAAACAAAAGATGCAAGTAAAGAAGAACTTGCTATAAATATTTGCAATAGTGGTGTTTATGCTATAAAAGCACAAATTTTAAAAGAAGTGTTGCCTTTGATAAAAAATGATAATAAAGCTAAAGAGTATTATTTAACCGATGCGGTTTATTTAGCAAAAGAAAAGGGCTATGAAATCGATGCGGTGTTTGTAAATGAGCAAGATTTTATGGGGGTAAATGATAAAATTGAGCTTTGCCTAGCTCAAGATCTTATGCAAGAAGCGATTAAAAAAGAATGGATGAAGCAAGGAGTGATTTTTCACATGCCTGCGACGACTTTTATTTCAGATGAAGTTGAGTTTGTAGGTGAGTGTGAAGTGTATGAAAATGTGCGTATAGAGGGAAAATCAAAAATCATTAATTCTATCATCAAAAGTTCAAGTGTGATTGAAGATAGTATAGTAGAAAATAGCGATGTAGGACCTTTAGCACATTTGCGTCCAAAATGCCAGCTTAAAAATACCCATATAGGAAATTTCGTAGAATGTAAAAATGCTTTATTAAATGGAGTTAAAGCAGGGCATTTGAGTTATTTAGGGGATTGTGAGATAGATGAGGGAACTAATATAGGTTGTGGTACTATCACTTGTAATTATGATGGGGTTAAAAAGCATAAGACCAAAATAGGTAAAAATGTTTTTGTGGGTTCAGATACGCAATTTATCGCTCCGGTTGAGATAAAAGATGAGGTAATCATCGCAGCAGGAAGCACCGTGTGTAAGGATGTAGAAAAAGGCTCTTTGTATATTAATAGAGCAAAGACGCAAATTATAGAAGATTTTTACTATAAAAAACTAGGTAAAAAATGA